In one Plasmodium falciparum 3D7 genome assembly, chromosome: 14 genomic region, the following are encoded:
- a CDS encoding protein-L-isoaspartate(D-aspartate) O-methyltransferase, putative, protein MYKLSENNHKSLLENLKRRGIIDDDDVYNTMLQVDRGKYIKEIPYIDTPVYISHGVTISAPHMHALSLKRLINVLKPGSRAIDVGSGSGYLTVCMAIKMNVLENKNSYVIGLERVKDLVNFSLENIKRDKPELLKIDNFKIIHKNIYQVNEEEKKELGLFDAIHVGASASELPEILVDLLAENGKLIIPIEEDYTQVLYEITKKNGKIIKDRLFDVCFVSLKKN, encoded by the exons ATGTACAAATTATCtgaaaataatcataaaagTTTACTTGAGAATCTGAAAAGAAGGGGGATtattgatgatgatgatgtgTACAATACTATGTTACAG gTTGATAgaggaaaatatattaaagaaataCCCTACATAGACACTCCTGTTTATATTAGTCATGGGGTAACCATATCTGCGCCTCATATGCACGCTCTGTCCTTGAAAAGATTAATTAATGTGTTAAAACCTGGATCTAGGGCCATTGATGTTG GATCGGGTTCAGGTTATCTAACAGTCTGTATGGCCATAAAAATGAACGTACTTGAAAATAAGAATTCTTATGTTATAGGATTAGAACGTGTAAAAGATTTAGTAAACTTTTcattagaaaatataaaaagagatAAACCAGAATTGTTAAAAAttgataattttaaaattattcataaaaatatttatcaagtaaatgaagaagaaaaaaaagaattaggATTATTCGATGCCATTCATGTTGGAGCGTCAGCTAGCGAACTTCCTGAGATTCTAGTGGACCTCCTAGCAGAAAACGGGAAATTGATTATACCCATAGAAGAAGATTATACACAAgttttatatgaaataacaaaaaaaaatgggaaaattataaaagataGACTATTTGATGTTTGTTTTGTttccttaaaaaaaaattaa
- a CDS encoding HP12 protein homolog, putative → MTICSGCGVVTEVTICCPICLKNNKKIFYCSQECFEQNYKEHKKIHYLINIVSREEENQNKICENKLNAVKDDLPIIVLTNEHGTHINNSDVSQNFSNNMNGNVCNDIYETSYYNNLSDSSTHNGTNNNNINVDKVDDNKMINGIMNDNKINDDDDDDDDDDDNNNKSSSNKCLNNNNNNNSSSKSYSNNHISNNIIILQNEDDRSNDTSFLHLHKSDNTKNLEDTHNYNNRDYKNTRSLTFEKLHRKNNYLKYKNIKDDHLLNNTNNEDKKQQENEENEYNNKNNLHSKNSFVMKVSYYLSYICSYIFSNKYHMLLPYYDDVSLTNEKKKKKNFKSFKLKNKLSEHKIVELKKKIRIKKFVQLTLLLLLISIIVFISTYGFSYILEISQKKLQINAEQKMMFNEENKKNQEMQQIKSYINVIEDLRKEISEMKEILYVHNVILNKNFHLNNSYTLFNNKMKSANSSYNKKGSDNLGALTSHYYYDDTSSSYRDININNNNNGNNNNDNINYMDAVNINYVPTITQNEYDIKELYPKNQNSDQITLEKEKNYFDKKLSKEETKETMSDIHSIPHNNRNKEDIYNNDDNNNNIKDNTEKILNSTISQLNEHSNIEIVKTNNQNVNENINNYIKNHKQSISHNAEYAQVSNAIVNEEDNKYVDNKIILENMNNIKNTGTVSMDINNVSNNNFIHSHQIKDKYLNTSSKMEDSDKPENGDRKVTTNKMNKKKQNTI, encoded by the coding sequence TATTTGTTTAAAGAACaacaagaaaatattttattgttcCCAAGAATGTTTCGAACAGAATTATAAAGAGCACAAAAAGATACATTACcttataaatattgtaaGTAGGGAAGAAGAGAATCAGAATAAAATATgcgaaaataaattaaatgctGTCAAGGATGACTTACCTATAATTGTTTTGACTAATGAACATGGAACTCATATAAATAACAGTGATGTTAGTCAAAATtttagtaataatatgaatggtAATGTGTGCAATGATATATACGAAACTAGTTATTACAACAATTTGTCGGACAGCAGCACACATAACGgaacaaataataacaatattaatgTTGATAAagttgatgataataaaatgattaaTGGTATAatgaatgataataaaataaatgatgatgatgatgatgatgatgatgatgatgataataataataaaagtagtAGCAACAAATgtttgaataataataataataataatagtagcaGCAAAAGTTATagtaataatcatataagtaataatataataattcttcaaAATGAAGATGATCGAAGTAATGATACTTCCTTCCTACATTTACATAAATctgataatacaaaaaatttgGAAGATacacataattataataatagagATTATAAAAACACAAGAAGTTTAACCTTTGAAAAGTTACacagaaaaaataattatctgaaatataaaaatattaaagatgACCATCTATTAAATAATACcaataatgaagataaaaaaCAACAAGAAAATGAAGAGAATGAATAtaacaacaaaaataatttacataGTAAGAATTCTTTTGTAATGAAAGTATCCTATTATTTATCGTACATatgttcttatattttttcaaataaatatcatatgCTATTAccttattatgatgatgtaTCGCttacaaatgaaaaaaaaaaaaaaaaaaactttaaaTCCTTCAAATTAAAGAATAAATTAAGTGAACATAAAATTGTggaacttaaaaaaaaaatcagaattaaaaaatttgttCAACTTACccttcttttattattaattagtattattgtatttatatctaCCTATGGATTTTCTTACATATTAGAAatatcacaaaaaaaattacaaattaATGCAGAACAAAAAATGATGTtcaatgaagaaaataagaaaaatcaAGAGATGCAACaaataaaatcatatatCAATGTGATTGAAGAtttaagaaaagaaatatctGAAATGAAAGAgattttatatgttcataatgttatattaaataaaaatttccaTCTGAACAATTCTTATACtctttttaataacaaaatgaaatcagcaaattcttcatataataaaaaaggatcAGATAATTTGGGAGCATTAACATcgcattattattatgatgatactTCTTCATCGTATCGCGACATCAAcattaacaataataataatggcaataataataatgacaatattaattatatggatgctgtaaatataaattatgtacCGACTATTACTCAGAATGAATATGACATAAAGGAATTGTACCCTAAGAATCAAAATTCTGATCAAATTACCttagaaaaggaaaaaaattattttgataaaaaattaagtaAGGAAGAAACAAAAGAAACGATGTCTGATATACATAGCATACCACATAACAATCGTAATAaggaagatatatataataatgatgataataataataatataaaagataatacagaaaaaatattaaattcaaCTATTTCTCAATTAAATGAACACAGTAATATCGAAATtgttaaaacaaataatcaaaatgtaaatgaaaatattaacaattatataaaaaatcataAACAGTCAATATCACATAATGCAGAATATGCACAAGTAAGTAATGCAATAGtaaatgaagaagataataaatatgtagaCAATAAGATAATTttagaaaatatgaataatataaaaaatactgGTACTGTTTCTatggatataaataatgtatccaataataattttatacatagtcaccaaataaaagataaatatcTTAATACCTCTTCAAAGATGGAAGATAGTGATAAGCCTGAAAATGGGGACAGAAAAGTGACCAccaataaaatgaataaaaaaaagcaaaacacaatataa